The following coding sequences are from one Neurospora crassa OR74A linkage group I, whole genome shotgun sequence window:
- the mlh-2 gene encoding MUTL-2, translated as MPILALPEDTRRFLGSALVITSPIFLVKELLDNALDAGATTVEILISPNTVDRVEVRDNGSGISPSDFHHLGRPGHTSKLSSLKDLESVGCKSLGFRGVALASAAALAGIAICTRTSAESVATILHFSREGVAAARGHKPAPAGTSVCVTDLFGAYPVRLKRATSEATATVLKVKGLLECYALARPQVKLSFKVLGGKQSWSYVPTSGAALKDAVVQVMGRELAAQCMLQTSPFSVSDTETKIPQTCNLPLAQQPSKFVFEAYLPTTTADIRKICKGPFISVDSRPLSFTRGTAKKLKAVFEKHFKGSLIPENSSKLPGSPFIRLNIRCPLGSYDPNVEPSKYDVLFHNEELVLREFESFLLSIYPAKHNDAGPSSMDLSTEANGCVYDTGVADEHISTPQTQTGKGAAPTTPPTDEEPPNQSKEGLNPWTIAKLVAPRRQTQRNLSSPTRKSGHVGPDEVPPLKGQPVEVPGRRGNTQDQLLRKTQPTIENNRTTTRTQTCNALLKVGEAHSQPANQRNSRPTVALERNPYTTQDSGRRPADRRSYPTDAGRSLGMVQSRLSFGGGYYKRQRKTRTTEILEPLENTVSNANGGFLRPNQPLMGSPGQHIGRRTMDNTRRRTIAQTKANRLTDMLNGEMPVKSRTVDDLSSFIVEGEEGVEAALPTNDPRGYLIRRQQSLADKPQRRKIQRLKTNLLPLETTPLGSETHQLALTLLVDPQTLARSMVRTSLLDSYLIEGALEDTLVNNMSPEEFTALESRVKLLLSQTRHQS; from the exons ATGCCCATACTCGCTCTCCCCGAAGACACCAGGCGCTTTCTTGGCTCAGCTCTGGTCATAACCTCGCCCATTTTTCTCGTCAAAGAGTTGCTGGACAACGCACTCGACGCTGGAGCAACAACGGTCGAAATCCTGATTTCTCCAAACACCGTGGACAGGGTCGAAGTCAGAGACAACGGCAGCGGCATCAGTCCGAGCGACTTTCACCATCTTGGACGGCCAGGACATACTAGCAAGCTCTCATCACTCAAAGATCTTGAGTCTGTTGGCTGCAAAAGCCTTGGATTCCGCGGCGTAGCTTTGGCCAGTGCTGCCGCTCTGGCTGGAATTGCAATCTGCACCAGAACATCGGCTGAATCGGTGGCAACCATCTTACATTTTTCAAGAGAAGGTGTCGCTGCTGCTCGTGGACACAAACCCGCTCCTGCTGGCACTTCTGTTTGCGTCACTGATCTTTTCGGTGCGTATCCAGTCAGACTCAAGAGAGCCACCAGTGAGGCGACTGCGACGGTTCTGAAGGTCAAAGGCCTCTTAGAGTGCTACGCTTTGGCGAGGCCTCAGGTCAAGTTATCTTTCAAGGTCCTTGGCGGAAAGCAATCGTGGTCCTATGTTCCGACTTCCGGTGCCGCCCTCAAGGACGCTGTTGTCCAGGTAATGGGCCGAGAGCTGGCAGCTCAATGCATGCTTCAGACTTCACCATTCTCTGTATCCGACACTGAGACGAAAATCCCACAGACCTGTAATCTCCCTTTGGCTCAGCAGCCATCCAAGTTTGTATTTGAAGCCTATCTCCCTACCACTACGGCTGATATTCGAAAGATTTGCAAGGGTCCTTTCATCTCGGTTGACTCTCGACCTCTTTCTTTCACTCGAGGAACTGCCAAGAAGTTAAAGGCCGTCTTCGAGAAGCATTTCAAGGGGTCCCTGATCCCCGAAAACTCATCAAAACTTCCCGGAAGCCCGTTCATACGACTCAATATTAGATGCCCTCTTGGGTCCTATGACCCGAATGTCGAACCATCAAAATACGACGTTCTCTTTCATAACGAAGAGTTGGTGCTTCGAGAGTTTGAGAGTTTCTTGTTGTCAATCTATCCCGCTAAGCACAATGACGCCGGTCCTTCTTCCATGGACTTATCAACGGAAGCGAATGGATGTGTATACGATACCGGCGTAGCTGATGAACACATTTCAACGCCACAG ACACAGACTGGTAAAGGAGCGGCTCCCACAACACCTCCGACCGATGAAGAACCCCCAAACCAGTCAAAAGAGGGCCTAAATCCATGGACAATTGCCAAATTGGTCGCCCCTCGGCGGCAGACACAGCGAAACCTAAGCAGTCCTACACGAAAAAGTGGGCATGTTGGTCCAGATGAAGTGCCGCCTCTCAAGGGGCAACCGGTGGAAGTGCCAGGACGGCGAGGCAACACACAAGATCAACTTCTCCGGAAAACTCAGCCGACGATCGAGAACAACCGCACGACCACAAGGACCCAAACCTGCAATGCGCTGCTGAAAGTTGGGGAAGCACATTCCCAGCCTGCTAATCAACGCAACAGCAGACCAACAGTGGCTTTGGAACGAAATCCCTATACAACACAAGATTCTGGTAGACGACCGGCGGATAGGCGCTCCTATCCAACGGATGCTGGGCGAAGCCTTGGGATGGTACAATCTAGACTTTCCTTTGGCGGAGGCTACTATAAACGGCAACGGAAAACACGGACGACTGAGATCCTCGAGCCACTCGAAAACACAGTCTCAAATGCGAACGGTGGTTTTCTCAGGCCCAACCAGCCACTCATGGGGTCGCCTGGTCAGCATATTGGCAGGAGAACCATGGACAACACACGACGGAGAACTATAGCCCAAACCAAAGCGAATCGTCTGACTGATATGCTGAACGGCGAAATGCCTGTCAAATCAAGGACGGTCGACGACCTATCATCATTTATCgtggagggcgaggagggtgtTGAAGCAGCTTTGCCGACGAACGATCCTAGAGGTTACTTGATACGGAGACAACAGTCACTTGCAGATAAGCCTCAGAGGAGAAAGATCCAACGCCTCAAGACAAACCTACTACCACTGGAAACCACGCCTCTAGGATCCGAAACACACCAGCTTGCGTTGACGCTTCTTGTTGACCCGCAGACACTAGCCAGAAGTATGGTAAGGACATCTTTACTCGACAGCTACCTAATCGAAGGCGCATTGGAAGACACATTGGTGAACAATATGAGTCCCGAGGAGTTTACCGCACTGGAAAGCCGAGTCAAGCTTCTTTTGTCACAAACGAGGCATCAGTCGTAA
- a CDS encoding 6,7-dimethyl-8-ribityllumazine synthase, with protein sequence MVHTKGPAPQHHDGSGLRIGIIHARWNDTIIEPLLAGTKAKLLECGVKESNIVVQSVPGSWELPIAVQRLYSASQVQSSSSGIGTSAGDLLGSSTTDLASLSNTAASAVSTGPFDALIAIGVLIKGETMHFEYIADTVSQGLMRVSLDTGVPVIFGVLTVLTEEQAQARAGLIPGSHNHGEDWGLAAVEMAVKRKDWAAGKIE encoded by the exons ATGGTACATACCAAGGGACCCGCCCCGCAGCACCACGATGGCAGTGGCCTGCGCATCGGCATCATCCACGCCCGCTGGAACGACACCATCATTGAGCCGTTGCTCGCGGGAACCAAGGCCAAGTTGCTTGAGTGCGGCGTCAAGGAGTCCAACATTGTGGTCCAGTCGGTTCCTGGTTCGTGGGAGCTTCCAATTGCTGTCCAACG GCTCTACTCAGCATCGCAAGTCcagtcctcctcgtccggtATCGGCACCAGCGCCGGCGATCTCCTGGGCAGCTCGACGACCGACCTCGCCTCTTTGAGCAACACCGCTGCATCTGCGGTGTCGACAGGCCCCTTCGACGCCCTGATCGCCATTGGCGTGCTGATCAAGGGCGAGACGATGCACTTCGAGTACATTGCCGACACGGTGTCGCAGGGCCTGATGCGCGTGTCGCTCGACACGGGCGTGCCCGTCATTTTCGGTGTCCTTACCGTGCTCACCGAGGAGCAGGCGCAGGCGAGGGCCGGCCTCATCCCTGGAAGCCATAACCATGGTGAGGACTGGGgtcttgctgctgttgagaTGGCTGTCAAGCGCAAGGATTGGGCTGCCGGCAAAATTGAGTAA